The following are from one region of the Etheostoma spectabile isolate EspeVRDwgs_2016 chromosome 2, UIUC_Espe_1.0, whole genome shotgun sequence genome:
- the mettl26 gene encoding methyltransferase-like 26, protein MLNAAAAERNKEPILAVLRESVNTGRPLQALEISSGTGQHVTHFAQALRNIVWQPSEYDRQSLASIEAYRAHYQLHNVRPAINLDVSLPHQYWGGIQPESLDLVVNINMIHISPMACTEGLFKGAGAVLKPQGLLLTYGPYAVNGQITPQSNIDFDYSLRQRNSEWGLRDISLLSSIAQRNGLFLEKIMDMPANNKCLLFRKESLV, encoded by the exons ATGCTGAACGCCGCCGCCGCGGAGAGGAACAAGGAGCCCATCCTGGCCGTGCTCCGGGAGAGCGTGAACACCGGGAGACCCCTGCAGGCTCTGGAGATCTCCTCCGGTACCGGGCAGCATGTCACACACTTTGCTCAGGCACTGCGGAATATCGTCTGGCAGCCCTCAGAGTATGACCGCCAGTCTCTAGCCAG TATCGAAGCGTACAGAGCCCACTACCAGCTGCACAATGTAAGGCCTGCCATCAACCTGGATGTTTCTCTGCCCCATCAGTACTGGGGAGGTATCCAGCCAGAGAGCCTCGACCTGGTAGTCAACATCAACATGATCCACATCTCTCCGATGGCTTGCACAGAG GGTTTATTCAAAGGGGCTGGAGCAGTGCTGAAGCCGCAAGGTCTTCTACTGACATACGGG CCCTACGCAGTGAATGGCCAGATCACCCCTCAAAGTAACATTGACTTTGACTACAGCCTACGGCAGAG GAACTCAGAGTGGGGACTGAGGGATATCTCCCTCCTCAGTTCTATAGCACAAAGAAATGGTTTATTCCTGGAGAAAATA ATGGACATGCCTGCAAACAACAAGTGTCTTCTGTTCAGAAAGGAGAGTTTGGTGTGA
- the wfikkn1 gene encoding WAP, Kazal, immunoglobulin, Kunitz and NTR domain-containing protein: protein MYKIPLKLLKDRCIKDQSWHNAPNSNKLVLGWISAYLLMLLVCEFPELSLCASVAGSKVEHEGFCPNKLNSNLWVDAQSTCERECNVDEDCADFEKCCTNVCGLNSCVAARFSDGTPAQPDGQGGGKGNNASTSTATCEGFICSQQGATCDIWDGQPICKCRDRCEKEPNFTCASDGLTYFNHCYMDAEACIRGVTLTVVACRFYLAGPHTSPLPQDTTANPTPTSSQEDPMPPTLYSNPHHQSIYVGGTVSFHCDVIGAPRPDVTWEKQSERRERLVMRPDQMYGNVVITNIGQLVIYNAQVWDTGIYTCVARNSVGVLRADYPLSVIRRADDDFSEDPEMPMGRPFSPADCLAEVDRRVCSGERHLDWYYDSKMGSCLAFSNGGCDDSRNRFETYEECKASCQREGMGICFLPAVQGPCKSWEPRWAWNPILKQCQAFAYGGCHGNANNFRTKKECEANCPQPKRRPCKTCRVKGKMVPSLCRSDFAIVGRLTELVEDLDSGFARFSLEEVLRDEKMGLTFFNTKHLEVTIAKIDWSCPCPNITMEENPLLVMGVVQDGMAIIQSDSYVRAITERRLKKLREVLNKKTCEVL from the exons ATGTATAAAATCCCTCTAAAACTTTTGAAGGATAGATGTATAAAGGATCAAAGTTGGCATAATGCACCCAACTCAAATAAACTAGTATTAGGATGGATTAGTGCGTATTTGTTGATGCTCCTGGTTTGCGAGTTCCCCGAACTTTCTTTGTGTGCAAGTGTGGCAGGATCCAAAGTTGAACACGAAGGATTTTGTCCTAACAAGCTGAATTCCAATCTCTGGGTTGATGCGCAAAGTACCTGCGAGAGAGAATGCAACGTTGACGAG GACTGTGCTGACTTTGAGAAATGCTGCACCAACGTGTGTGGTCTCAACAGCTGTGTGGCTGCACGTTTCTCTGATGGTACCCCTGCCCAGCCAGATGGGCAGGGTGGAGGAAAAGGAAATAATGCCTCCACCTCCACAGCTACCTGTGAGGGCTTTATCTGCAGCCAGCAGGGAGCAACCTGTGACATCTGGGACGGACAGCCCATCTGCAAGTGCCGGGACCGATGTGAGAAAGAGCCCAACTTCACCTGCGCTTCAGATGGCCTCACCTATTTCAACCACTGCTACATGGATGCAGAGGCCTGCATCCGTGGGGTGACTTTAACTGTGGTCGCCTGCCGCTTTTACCTGGCCGGGCCCCACACCAGTCCATTGCCTCAGGACACTACAGCTAATCCCACACCAACATCCTCCCAAGAGGATCCCATGCCCCCCACACTGTACTCCAACCCTCACCACCAGTCTATCTATGTGGGAGGCACAGTCAGCTTCCACTGTGACGTTATTGGAGCCCCCAGACCTGATGTAACATGGGAGAAACAAAGTGAACGACGCGAGCGGCTGGTCATGAGGCCTGACCAGATGTATGGCAACGTGGTTATCACCAACATCGGTCAGCTTGTCATTTACAATGCGCAGGTGTGGGATACAGGTATCTACACCTGCGTTGCACGGAATTCTGTGGGTGTTCTTCGTGCAGACTACCCTCTGTCTGTCATCCGCCGGGCTGATGATGATTTCTCTGAAGATCCTGAGATGCCCATGGGGCGCCCATTCTCCCCAGCAGACTGCCTGGCTGAAGTAGACCGGAGAGTGTGCAGTGGTGAGCGTCACTTGGACTGGTATTATGACAGCAAGATGGGCTCCTGCTTGGCCTTCAGCAACGGCGGATGTGACGACAGCCGCAACCGATTTGAGACTTATGAGGAGTGCAAGGCCTCATGTCAGAGAGAGGGGATGGGCATCTGCTTCCTGCCTGCTGTCCAGGGCCCCTGCAAATCTTGGGAACCACGTTGGGCCTGGAATCCGATCTTGAAACAGTGCCAGGCCTTTGCCTATGGTGGCTGCCATGGGAATGCCAACAACTTCCGCACCAAGAAGGAGTGTGAGGCAAACTGCCCACAGCCCAAAAGAAGACCTTGTAAGACCTGTCGGGTGAAAGGAAAAATGGTGCCCAGCTTATGCCGTAGCGACTTTGCTATTGTGGGGCGGCTGACAGAGCTGGTGGAGGATCTGGACTCTGGGTTTGCCCGCTTTAGCTTGGAAGAAGTCCTGAGAGACGAAAAGATGGGATTGACTTTCTTCAATACCAAACACCTAGAGGTGACTATAGCCAAGATAGACTGGAGCTGTCCATGTCCCAACATCACCATGGAGGAAAACCCTTTGCTGGTGATGGGTGTGGTGCAGGACGGCATGGCCATCATCCAGTCGGACAGCTATGTCAGAGCCATAACCGAACGCCGACTCAAGAAGCTACGTGAGGTTCTGAATAAAAAGACCTGTGAGGTATTGTAG